Below is a genomic region from Venturia canescens isolate UGA chromosome 1, ASM1945775v1, whole genome shotgun sequence.
ACATTGCCATCACTGAAATCATTTAAGTTTATAGTATTTAATTCGTCTTTAAAACCATTGTAATCTTGAAAAGTAACTATAACCATGATTTTTTCTACATTATTCAACAGATTAGCTCCAGAAATTACCACAAGCAACTATACAATCCAATGACGCTCAAGGCATTGTCGAATATCCACCCTCGTATACCGTGGAAAGAATACATCACCAACTTATTGCCTTCATCAATCACCGTCAAGGAAGACGAAGTATTTATCGTACGCATATCGAGTTATATTACTAAACTGGAAAAACTACTGTCGGAGACTCCAAAAAGGATACAAGCTAATTATTTAATATGGATCGCCGTAACGGAGTCGATAACTTATCTAAATGATGCCATAAGGAATAGGAAACAGCAGTTCCCAGATTTGACtgtgaaaaataccaaatTGCCAAAAAATATGGCAAGGTCAACCGAATGCACCAAAACTGTTTTTGAGTTCTTTCCAATTATTACGAGTGCTATGTACGTTCGAAAATACTTCAAcgctgaaacgaaaaaatctgcTGCGGAGTTAATAATGGATATCAGAGAGCAATTCAagattgttttgaaaaaagtacgTATGTCTTGTTCatctttatcgaaaaaaaatgaacaatcgATGGAACAATCGCCATCAGCTACAAAATTAGTATAAACATTTTCCACTAGATTCAAGATCTTTAGTTAAAAGAAATACGTAAATAAACGATCATAAAATACTTTGACAATTTGTAAACTAAACCGATATCATAAGAATCacgatgttgaagtttgcaacgttggagtccaacgaaatgaacaaaaaaaattttcaattcatcaattatttatttcatgaatcattggtgtaggttgaaaaactacgaattgcaaattcggtagGGAGCAAAATTGGAAACActactgaaattattggaaagtttttcagatcatttcgttggacgttgcaaacttcagcgtcattgactacgtttacacggctctcttattccggttttgtatatacagacgggcatatttatatatatcgaCAGATATGcattttgtatatttatattgatataACTAAACCGGAATAAGAGAGCCGTGTAAACGTAGTCATTAAGAATCGTGGTTTTACAATACCTCAAAGTTACGAGCAATCATTGGAAATGCGTGGCCAATCAGGAATGCGGAAAAGGAACAAATCAACATGCAAACGGTGCATCGGAATAAACTAAACTAATTGTACGGACCAGAATTAAATATGTAATTAATGATTATGGCTCTTTTATCTACATCGCtgatcattttttgaaattttataacaATAACTATAACTataatttaagaatattttggaagatacgattttttaaagaaataagaaaatatctTGAATAACGTTGTCAGTATTGAACGTCGTGTCTCGATCGTGTCacattaaattttattcgaatttaaaATTCAATAGGTCGATTGGATGGATGTAAAGACACGAGAAAAGGCGTTAGAAAAAGCTACAGCGATGGTCAGTCACGTCGCCTATCCTGAAGAACTGTTGGACGATGAGGTGCTCGAGAAGCTTTACGAAAAACTCGATTTGTTCGAGAACAATTATCTCGGCActgcactcaacttgaaattATTCCATACTGACTCgctgtggaaaaaatttcgcgaACCCGTCAATAAATCTAATTGGATGAATCATGGAGTGTCTGCCGTGATAAATGCATTTTATACTACAGACGAGAATAGTATTGGTGAGTACATCAactaaaataattttataccATTCCGTTGAAGATAATTAATTTTCCCAATCAACACTAAATTGGTGGATGAGATGAGACACTGCCTGGAAACCGAACTTGGTTATTCAACTGGTTCGTAGCTTCAGGTTTCTCAGGagaattcaatgaatttcttATTCAGTCGTACCTACTGGAAAACCTCTATAGTAGTGGTGTTTGTGTTATGTGTTATGTCTATACCCACCCAGACATGGccataatttatttcaaatgattttgatTAGACGTTTGCTACATAGACGCAAACTACAATTATTCGTCAtcacattttgaaaatgacATTGAGTATTTCCAATGGCTGATCATATTCGGTTATATGGCCAACCGCGCCGTACTCTATATTGCCAAATAATTTAGGCGGTGTTCCGTGATTTTATAGACATTTATCCTCCGATTGTTTAAGGCATAATTCTGTGACTCTTCGAAAAGTTAATCAGTCAAGTCGCTGTCATTTTACGATGATGGCACTGACCaagtatttttcatattttgatCGCAATTTATATAAAACCCGCATATAATAAAATACTATTGTAGCACCGCCTACATCAATATATTATATCAATATAGTATATGATAATTTACCAAGTGTAATTGAAGCCTGCACGAAAATCCGAATTTGTATTGTATACAGAATTTCCTGCGGGTGTTCTACAAGGAGTTTTCTTTCACAAAGACCGACCGAAATATATCAATTATGGTTCAACTGGATTTATTGTTGGTCACGAAATAACACACGCATTCGATAATGAAGGCAagcgattcgataaaaatggcAATATGGTCAATTGGTGGGTTTCGTCTACGGAACGAAATTACAATCGACGTGTAGAGTGTATAATGAACCAGTATGGAAACTATCACGTTCCGGAAGTCAACCTAaatgtgagttttttttcttttattttctcgtgaACTTGGACCCAATTTGACCAATtgattttatcgaatatttAAACAACCggatgaaattttgttttcagttgTTTAATAATTGATCCTATTTTTTATACATAATTTAATTGCAGCTGGATGCTTACAATACGCGAGATGAAAATGTGGCCGACGTAGGGGGCATCAAAATTGCATATTTAGCATATAAAAGTTGGGTGAAAAGGAATAAACCTGAGAATAAATTACCCGGAATTAATCGGAGTCCGGAGCAAATGTTTTGGATAGGCGCGGCTAATGTCTGGTGTTCAAAAATAACACGTGAAGCTCTCCTTGAGGGTATTATCTCAGAACCGCACAGTCCCAATGAGTTTCGAGTTCGTGGATCCTTTTCGAATATGCCAGAATTCGCTAAGGATTTCAATTGCCCAGAAGGCTCCGCAATGAATCCcaaaaaaaagtgttcaatttggtaaattctatACGTGTTCTGAACCGTCTATCAAGCATATCTaactttacattttttttatttatcctaaATCGAACATATTTATGTCGAGGTGGACAAGTAAATGCGACAACACCAACCTCATAACGCATTACCAAACATAAATATTCGCTCTTTATCACCGTTTAATCGTAATTTATGATATAAGTAATCGTTTTGAAAAACACCTTTTTTCAAGATTGTATTCCtggaacagatttttttttattcgtcaccGAATTCTCacctaaataaaaaatgtaatgaaaattccattaaaaaaaaatgtgaaaccaactgtgaataattttaatagaacaattcaaaaaaaattctgaaaatgaaaatttgcaaattgcttcctcaagatgatcaagatgcacggtgctcaagatgcacgatgctcaaagcttactctatgaggtgctatatttttcattttggcttcctcatagatgAAGCTTTTAGCATTGTtctaaaagcttgagaaagcaaattgttacttttaatttttttttaaataaaatttcaactcaTTTATCGACGattaacttttccaaatttcaaaaacataTATCAGctctatgatttttttctaaatttgtatttataattcaatttttaaaaggTTTATTACGCaaaattatatataaaaatatcgttatattattttacattttagTTAGTTTTTATCCAAATATGTTCATGATAACTATGCACATCCCCAATAAGCATTTATAACGATATGTGTAAAAAGATAGGATCTCTGAAAACTGTAAagcaaagttgaaaaaaataccatACTTGGTATTATCCAAATACGATCActataatttcaatttttatattgtttaATATTTTCTCGTTCAATGTGAACGTGCTTAAAATgtcttacaattttttaaaataatatttataagatATATTTTCCTTTGTGAGTGTCTGTGTATATTTGTGTactataaaattgaaacacaTATAACTTTGTTTTCAAGCTTCTGTTTTCAAGAGATGTTAATCTTTACAACTTCTCGAatctctgcatttttttaacataatattAATACATCACGAATTTCACGTCATTTTATGGGAAACgcaaactttttttatattttgaaaataacaaaaaagtatGTGGTTACTTACAATCTCGGCTCGGAGTCGCAGTCAGTTTTTAAATACAAGTCGGTTTTTCAGTTTCGTTTTCATCAacagtttttttaaataattttttccgttTGTTTGGGTGCTTGTTTAGTGAAAagatgataaaataaaaagtatagcacctcatagagtaagctttgagcaccgtgcatcttgaccatcttgagggagcaatttgcaaattgtaattttcagctttttttttgtatacaaggaaataatgtattttctctgaaaaaaaacagtttacaactttcaattttcatcgtttttgtatttccatttaaataaaataactccgactactttgctggaaagtatacaTGAAGTACCAACTTATACACGATaccttacaaaatttccaaaaattaaagcggttatatgattgtttgaaaaactcatatttttgtaaaattcaaaaaatcataaaatttaaaccgctcaaccgatatttcccaaattcaatatcaaccttcctattatgataatctatttataaaaaaaaatagtaataaatcttgaaattttcggaaATTAGAGCGTCGAaaccctttttatgaaaatctcaaaacgtcataggattcgtattttttttacaaattctgacaa
It encodes:
- the LOC122413107 gene encoding neprilysin-2-like isoform X3: MILRNMDSNVDPCDDFYRYACGGYINKTVLPDGVSEIEPTLLMYAKLHEQIKAMIETTVQPNEPRHFRLVKDLYKICVNTTAIEAAGLGALHDQLKKLGGWPVLVGDAWKENEFNWQSTIYKFRKFGYPYDVLIGFGIVLDWENGTKRMIEIDEGTTRLPRTYLLEGLKNEIVVSYYKYMVDVAVLLGANRRRARIELIESLLFEMQLADISSRNYHKQLYNPMTLKALSNIHPRIPWKEYITNLLPSSITVKEDEVFIVRISSYITKLEKLLSETPKRIQANYLIWIAVTESITYLNDAIRNRKQQFPDLTVKNTKLPKNMARSTECTKTVFEFFPIITSAMYVRKYFNAETKKSAAELIMDIREQFKIVLKKVDWMDVKTREKALEKATAMVSHVAYPEELLDDEVLEKLYEKLDLFENNYLGTALNLKLFHTDSLWKKFREPVNKSNWMNHGVSAVINAFYTTDENSIEFPAGVLQGVFFHKDRPKYINYGSTGFIVGHEITHAFDNEGKRFDKNGNMVNWWVSSTERNYNRRVECIMNQYGNYHVPEVNLNLDAYNTRDENVADVGGIKIAYLAYKSWVKRNKPENKLPGINRSPEQMFWIGAANVWCSKITREALLEGIISEPHSPNEFRVRGSFSNMPEFAKDFNCPEGSAMNPKKKCSIW
- the LOC122413107 gene encoding neprilysin-2-like isoform X1, whose amino-acid sequence is MHLRFGNDKSWKSMISARWLSELSMLILCCTPSLTEGRSVKNPRNVSYSTIARSDRGEVSESQLYHIPANHQDECSTPECIHTASMILRNMDSNVDPCDDFYRYACGGYINKTVLPDGVSEIEPTLLMYAKLHEQIKAMIETTVQPNEPRHFRLVKDLYKICVNTTAIEAAGLGALHDQLKKLGGWPVLVGDAWKENEFNWQSTIYKFRKFGYPYDVLIGFGIVLDWENGTKRMIEIDEGTTRLPRTYLLEGLKNEIVVSYYKYMVDVAVLLGANRRRARIELIESLLFEMQLADISSRNYHKQLYNPMTLKALSNIHPRIPWKEYITNLLPSSITVKEDEVFIVRISSYITKLEKLLSETPKRIQANYLIWIAVTESITYLNDAIRNRKQQFPDLTVKNTKLPKNMARSTECTKTVFEFFPIITSAMYVRKYFNAETKKSAAELIMDIREQFKIVLKKVDWMDVKTREKALEKATAMVSHVAYPEELLDDEVLEKLYEKLDLFENNYLGTALNLKLFHTDSLWKKFREPVNKSNWMNHGVSAVINAFYTTDENSIEFPAGVLQGVFFHKDRPKYINYGSTGFIVGHEITHAFDNEGKRFDKNGNMVNWWVSSTERNYNRRVECIMNQYGNYHVPEVNLNLDAYNTRDENVADVGGIKIAYLAYKSWVKRNKPENKLPGINRSPEQMFWIGAANVWCSKITREALLEGIISEPHSPNEFRVRGSFSNMPEFAKDFNCPEGSAMNPKKKCSIW
- the LOC122413107 gene encoding neprilysin-2-like isoform X2; translation: MHLRFGNDKSWKSMISARWLSELSMLILCCTPSLTEGRSVKNPRNVSYSTIANHQDECSTPECIHTASMILRNMDSNVDPCDDFYRYACGGYINKTVLPDGVSEIEPTLLMYAKLHEQIKAMIETTVQPNEPRHFRLVKDLYKICVNTTAIEAAGLGALHDQLKKLGGWPVLVGDAWKENEFNWQSTIYKFRKFGYPYDVLIGFGIVLDWENGTKRMIEIDEGTTRLPRTYLLEGLKNEIVVSYYKYMVDVAVLLGANRRRARIELIESLLFEMQLADISSRNYHKQLYNPMTLKALSNIHPRIPWKEYITNLLPSSITVKEDEVFIVRISSYITKLEKLLSETPKRIQANYLIWIAVTESITYLNDAIRNRKQQFPDLTVKNTKLPKNMARSTECTKTVFEFFPIITSAMYVRKYFNAETKKSAAELIMDIREQFKIVLKKVDWMDVKTREKALEKATAMVSHVAYPEELLDDEVLEKLYEKLDLFENNYLGTALNLKLFHTDSLWKKFREPVNKSNWMNHGVSAVINAFYTTDENSIEFPAGVLQGVFFHKDRPKYINYGSTGFIVGHEITHAFDNEGKRFDKNGNMVNWWVSSTERNYNRRVECIMNQYGNYHVPEVNLNLDAYNTRDENVADVGGIKIAYLAYKSWVKRNKPENKLPGINRSPEQMFWIGAANVWCSKITREALLEGIISEPHSPNEFRVRGSFSNMPEFAKDFNCPEGSAMNPKKKCSIW